Proteins encoded within one genomic window of Triticum aestivum cultivar Chinese Spring chromosome 2D, IWGSC CS RefSeq v2.1, whole genome shotgun sequence:
- the LOC123051439 gene encoding wound-induced protein 1 — protein sequence MMRLLTGSSSSSFRFQPRSVDAFGSTVIAEGVDDKAKAYWVHAWTVGGDGVITQLREYFNTDLTVTRLAAAAASKCVWQSRRPDRARNSLPGLVLAL from the coding sequence ATGATGCGCCTCCTCACCGGCTCCAGCTCCTCCTCCTTCCGCTTCCAGCCGCGCTCCGTCGACGCCTTCGGCTCCACCGTCATCGCCGAGGGCGTGGACGACAAGGCCAAGGCGTACTGGGTGCACGCGTGGACCGTGGGGGGCGATGGGGTGATCACCCAGCTGCGCGAGTACTTCAACACCGACCTCACCGTgacgcgcctcgccgccgccgcagcgtcCAAGTGCGTCTGGCAGAGCCGCCGCCCCGACCGCGCCCGCAACTCCCTCCCCGGCCTCGTGCTCGCCCTCTAG
- the LOC123051440 gene encoding wound-induced protein 1 translates to MMRLLTGSSSSSFRFQPRSVDAFGSTVIAEGVDDKAKAYWVHAWTVGGDGVITQLREYFNTDLTVTRLAAAAASKCVWQSRRPDRARNSLPGLVLAL, encoded by the coding sequence ATGATGCGCCTCCTCACCGGCTCCAGCTCCTCCTCCTTCCGCTTCCAGCCGCGCTCCGTCGACGCCTTCGGCTCCACCGTCATCGCCGAGGGCGTGGACGACAAGGCCAAGGCGTACTGGGTGCACGCGTGGACCGTGGGGGGCGATGGGGTGATCACCCAGCTGCGCGAGTACTTCAACACCGACCTCACCGTgacgcgcctcgccgccgccgccgcgtccaagTGCGTCTGGCAGAGCCGCCGCCCCGACCGCGCCCGCAACTCCCTCCCCGGCCTCGTGCTCGCCCTCTAA